A stretch of Arthrobacter sp. NEB 688 DNA encodes these proteins:
- a CDS encoding helix-turn-helix domain-containing protein, which yields MTTSGDERGSLRIAGQPIAALLPPLRARIVERVVRHIAEGVPGYAGMPTDLLEVDVRAVARENLLAFEASVEGRRFPEDVAERIYASAYGRAEEGLSLELVQEAYFVGTGVTWDAVVGLATVEDLDVVRTLGHEMLRFLAQVLPIVTSAYVEEMRARETDALGHRKSILSALAGGLTGPRVASTYGVTLADSYLVLAVDLRAAVPAVDQQAGRVVTRRTIRAIEGEIGGDRLSGVLFELDAFGGLILLPHVRDGLEDWTPARAKDLVERIGRHAVEVRAAYVVAAVDEIPAAVALGHDVLEVVTRGGRPPGLYGLDDVLVDFQLARPGPVADLMQEKMAALADHPDLLETVHAYLDAGRNRAATAVAVNVHPNTVDYRLRRVEALLGINPATTDGSALLRIGLLAFREERFAQAGPVD from the coding sequence ATGACGACCAGCGGGGACGAGCGCGGCTCCTTGCGCATCGCGGGGCAGCCCATCGCTGCGCTGCTGCCGCCGCTGCGAGCGCGGATCGTCGAGCGGGTCGTCCGGCACATCGCCGAGGGGGTCCCGGGGTACGCGGGCATGCCGACGGACCTGCTGGAGGTCGACGTCCGCGCCGTGGCTCGTGAGAACCTGCTGGCCTTCGAGGCCTCCGTCGAGGGGCGACGGTTCCCGGAGGACGTGGCCGAACGGATCTACGCGTCGGCCTACGGTCGCGCGGAGGAGGGGCTGTCCCTCGAGCTGGTCCAGGAGGCCTACTTCGTGGGTACCGGGGTCACCTGGGACGCGGTCGTCGGCCTGGCCACGGTGGAGGACCTGGACGTCGTGAGGACGCTCGGCCACGAGATGCTGCGCTTCCTCGCGCAGGTGCTGCCCATCGTGACCTCGGCCTACGTCGAGGAGATGCGCGCGCGAGAGACGGACGCACTCGGTCATCGGAAGTCCATCCTGTCGGCACTGGCCGGTGGGCTGACGGGCCCTCGGGTGGCGTCGACGTACGGGGTGACCCTGGCCGACTCCTACCTCGTCCTGGCCGTCGACCTCCGGGCCGCGGTCCCTGCAGTGGACCAGCAGGCTGGCCGCGTCGTCACTCGACGCACCATCAGAGCGATCGAGGGGGAGATCGGGGGCGACCGGCTCTCCGGGGTCCTTTTCGAGCTCGACGCGTTCGGAGGGTTGATCCTGCTCCCGCACGTCCGGGACGGGCTCGAGGACTGGACGCCGGCCCGTGCGAAGGACCTGGTCGAGCGCATCGGCCGTCATGCTGTCGAGGTCCGTGCTGCCTACGTGGTCGCCGCGGTCGACGAGATCCCGGCGGCGGTCGCGCTGGGGCATGACGTTCTCGAGGTCGTGACCCGGGGCGGGCGTCCCCCGGGGCTGTATGGGCTGGACGACGTCCTGGTCGACTTCCAGCTGGCCCGACCCGGGCCCGTGGCGGATCTGATGCAGGAGAAGATGGCCGCTCTCGCCGACCACCCGGACCTGTTGGAGACCGTGCACGCCTACCTGGACGCGGGTCGCAACCGCGCGGCGACGGCCGTGGCCGTCAACGTCCACCCGAACACCGTCGACTATCGACTGCGCAGAGTCGAAGCCCTGCTGGGGATCAACCCGGCCACCACCGACGGCAGTGCCTTGCTGCGCATCGGCCTCTTGGCCTTCCGTGAAGAGCGTTTCGCGCAGGCCGGGCCGGTGGACTGA
- a CDS encoding DUF2716 domain-containing protein, with translation MSSPFAAGGIWTPLDYDIAWAPFKRFQFEANYHETSQPAITLPDGALVIDLSPLFTNEGQVFAAGEAAINASALRAFVSLAGDLEMTALDWQHTPYRYSPAKHALAHIEEWPVPVFPNGDYYIHLGPDAAWGTFGHPWQRSITLWGSGLTHSLGAELLTWLPRHPQSRA, from the coding sequence ATGAGCAGCCCGTTTGCCGCGGGGGGCATTTGGACCCCCTTGGATTACGACATCGCGTGGGCTCCGTTCAAGCGATTCCAGTTCGAGGCGAACTATCACGAGACCAGCCAGCCGGCGATCACACTCCCCGACGGCGCCCTGGTCATAGACCTGAGCCCCCTCTTCACCAACGAGGGTCAGGTCTTCGCTGCCGGAGAAGCTGCGATCAACGCTTCGGCACTCCGCGCTTTCGTGTCGCTCGCTGGCGACCTCGAGATGACCGCCCTGGACTGGCAGCACACCCCCTACCGGTACTCCCCCGCCAAGCATGCGCTCGCACACATCGAGGAGTGGCCTGTTCCCGTCTTCCCCAACGGCGACTACTACATTCACCTTGGGCCCGACGCTGCGTGGGGAACCTTCGGTCACCCCTGGCAGCGATCCATAACGCTCTGGGGATCCGGCCTCACACACTCTCTTGGAGCCGAGCTCCTCACATGGTTGCCCCGACATCCCCAGAGCCGAGCCTGA
- a CDS encoding glycosidase-like protein, producing MAGLVLRPDPARVVSRLFLPGQELGGNGESRSAGVVSRILALPDDVAAETLARTVTQFTPRHHDLEKTWNDHFGLVRHRLPQPHEPSAAHDTLIGAYFTQEFAIEGAALCNPSLVLDPDQTGLQAGTTRYVMSVRAIGEGHLSSIEWREVLVEATGEVTVTSVDARGVLADVAPMPYSREVFRHQLEDPSEDGSDCAFVLSQLPAAFTRADLDLALSRLHDQRLTRGPAAHTAERFDAVAASCYAVEFPRGSRLGERVLMPRGPREHQGMEDLRLVRMVQDGAVSHVGTYTAWDGHRVASHLLRTTDFRTFEVHPLSGPGAHDKGLAVFPRRIDGRYVALSRADRESNGITTSADLVSWDRPRPLQTPHEPWEVVQLGNCGSPIETPSGWLTLTHGVGAMREYSIGALLLDLQDPTRIIGRLRDPLLSPTAAERNGYVPNVVYSCGAALHGETLLIPYGCSDQTVRLATVDLALLLAAMT from the coding sequence GTGGCCGGACTCGTGCTGCGCCCGGACCCGGCGCGCGTGGTGAGCCGCCTCTTCCTCCCCGGGCAGGAGCTGGGAGGCAACGGCGAGTCGCGGTCGGCCGGCGTCGTCTCGCGCATCCTGGCGCTGCCCGACGACGTCGCTGCAGAGACCTTGGCCCGCACCGTCACGCAGTTCACCCCCCGGCACCACGACCTGGAGAAGACGTGGAACGACCACTTCGGCCTGGTGCGCCACCGGCTCCCCCAACCGCACGAGCCCTCTGCGGCCCATGACACGCTCATCGGCGCCTACTTCACGCAGGAGTTCGCGATCGAGGGGGCGGCCCTGTGCAACCCCTCCCTGGTGCTCGACCCCGACCAGACGGGCCTCCAAGCGGGGACGACGCGCTACGTCATGTCGGTGCGGGCGATCGGTGAGGGGCACCTGTCGAGCATCGAGTGGCGCGAGGTGCTCGTCGAGGCCACCGGCGAGGTGACGGTGACATCGGTCGATGCCCGCGGTGTGCTCGCCGACGTCGCACCGATGCCGTACTCGCGGGAGGTCTTCCGACACCAGCTCGAGGACCCCTCCGAGGACGGGAGCGACTGCGCGTTCGTGCTCTCACAGCTTCCGGCAGCCTTCACTCGCGCCGACCTCGACCTCGCGCTCTCCCGACTGCACGACCAGCGGCTCACCCGCGGCCCGGCTGCGCACACGGCAGAACGGTTCGACGCCGTGGCCGCCTCCTGCTACGCCGTGGAGTTCCCGAGGGGGTCGCGGCTCGGCGAGCGGGTGCTCATGCCACGCGGACCTCGCGAGCACCAGGGCATGGAGGACCTGCGGCTGGTGCGGATGGTGCAGGACGGAGCCGTGAGCCACGTCGGCACCTACACCGCCTGGGACGGCCACCGCGTGGCCAGCCACCTCCTGCGGACGACGGACTTCCGCACCTTCGAGGTGCACCCCCTCAGTGGTCCGGGGGCCCACGACAAGGGTCTGGCGGTCTTTCCCCGCCGCATCGACGGCCGCTACGTCGCGCTGTCACGAGCGGACCGCGAGAGCAACGGCATCACCACGTCCGCGGACCTGGTCTCCTGGGACCGACCGCGCCCCCTCCAGACCCCCCACGAACCCTGGGAGGTCGTCCAGCTGGGCAACTGCGGCTCGCCCATCGAGACCCCGTCCGGCTGGCTGACCCTCACCCACGGCGTCGGTGCGATGCGCGAGTACTCCATCGGCGCGCTCCTCCTCGACCTCCAGGACCCCACCCGCATCATCGGGCGACTGCGGGACCCCCTGCTCTCCCCCACCGCGGCCGAGCGCAACGGCTACGTCCCCAACGTCGTCTACTCCTGTGGCGCAGCACTCCACGGCGAGACCCTCCTCATCCCCTACGGCTGCAGCGACCAGACGGTCCGCCTGGCCACCGTCGACCTCGCTCTCCTGCTCGCCGCGATGACCTGA
- a CDS encoding RidA family protein → MTGAQQTIFTAGACPLDAEGHKVAVNDYIGQAHQVMANLVTAMRAAGADLSDVVKSTVYAASSQRIDLVAVWDVVQDAFGDHQAPSTLLGVSVLGWPDQLVEAEAIAVIPEPSMQ, encoded by the coding sequence GTGACCGGCGCGCAGCAGACGATCTTCACTGCAGGCGCTTGCCCCCTGGACGCTGAGGGCCACAAGGTTGCCGTCAACGACTACATCGGTCAAGCCCATCAGGTCATGGCGAATCTAGTCACCGCGATGCGCGCAGCTGGCGCAGACCTGAGCGACGTCGTCAAGAGCACCGTCTACGCCGCTTCCAGCCAGCGCATCGACCTGGTCGCCGTCTGGGACGTCGTCCAGGACGCGTTCGGCGATCACCAAGCCCCCAGCACACTTCTCGGCGTCAGCGTCTTGGGCTGGCCCGACCAGCTGGTGGAAGCGGAAGCGATCGCCGTCATCCCGGAGCCGTCGATGCAGTAG
- a CDS encoding cupin domain-containing protein — MATPTAPRPHATFDAAARQDKPWGHEVVFAGGTHGYVGKLLTVRAEHALSLQFHRFKDETIHVVSGRATLEHYAEDTRSATRSLSPGDTVHLPAGVRHRVRAVTDVLLVEASTCAPGWADDVVRLDDDYGRSGTTAR, encoded by the coding sequence ATGGCGACACCGACCGCCCCCCGCCCGCACGCGACGTTCGATGCCGCCGCCCGCCAGGACAAGCCCTGGGGCCACGAGGTGGTCTTCGCCGGGGGCACCCACGGGTACGTCGGCAAGCTCCTCACCGTCCGCGCCGAGCACGCGCTCAGCCTGCAGTTCCACCGCTTCAAGGACGAGACGATCCACGTCGTGTCCGGCCGAGCCACCCTCGAGCACTACGCCGAGGACACCCGCAGCGCCACGCGGAGCCTGTCCCCCGGCGACACCGTCCACCTCCCGGCAGGAGTCCGCCACCGCGTCCGGGCCGTGACCGACGTGCTCCTCGTCGAGGCCTCGACCTGCGCCCCGGGGTGGGCCGACGACGTCGTGCGCCTCGACGACGACTACGGCCGCAGCGGGACGACCGCCCGGTGA
- a CDS encoding glycosyltransferase, with translation MADPLPYLHLTRMTTRLGLYEHALGAQPRPEHGYCVDDAARALVVTSRDPDGGDAAAALGGVYLTMLLHAVTPDGRMHNRRTSHGEWSDTAGTGDHWGRAVWALGVAAARGHGSTAGRRALAGARIAMRARSRWPRSMAYAALGAAALLHAERPCVDDDVRDSAERLLRDARTVLVGSCCTTAWDWPEERLTYANAVIPEAMLVIAANSSNAVGAGAALDLLAWLVRQQLVDGHLSVVPSGGRSLDAVGPGFAQQPIEVAALTEAAWRAFLVTRDKGWIEIVRECRGWFEGRNDLSLPMRDEETGAGYDGLERHGVNLNQGAESTLAWLSTLQLSLLARTPAAR, from the coding sequence ATGGCCGACCCCCTGCCCTACCTCCACCTGACGAGGATGACCACGCGCCTGGGTCTCTACGAGCACGCCCTGGGGGCGCAGCCCCGACCTGAGCACGGCTACTGCGTCGACGACGCAGCACGCGCTCTCGTCGTCACGAGCCGGGACCCGGATGGCGGCGACGCGGCGGCTGCGCTCGGCGGCGTCTACCTCACCATGCTGCTCCACGCCGTGACGCCGGACGGCCGGATGCACAACCGACGCACCAGCCACGGTGAGTGGTCGGACACGGCCGGGACAGGGGACCACTGGGGGCGCGCGGTGTGGGCCCTCGGGGTCGCCGCGGCACGGGGGCACGGCTCCACGGCAGGCCGACGAGCCCTCGCCGGCGCCCGCATCGCCATGCGGGCCCGCTCGCGGTGGCCGCGATCCATGGCCTACGCCGCCCTGGGGGCGGCTGCCCTGCTCCACGCAGAACGACCCTGCGTCGATGACGACGTGCGGGACAGCGCCGAACGACTACTGCGCGACGCCCGCACCGTGCTCGTCGGCTCCTGCTGCACGACCGCATGGGACTGGCCCGAGGAACGCCTCACCTACGCCAACGCCGTGATCCCCGAAGCCATGCTCGTGATCGCCGCCAACTCCTCGAACGCAGTCGGGGCAGGGGCCGCCCTCGACCTGCTGGCGTGGCTCGTGCGCCAGCAGCTCGTCGACGGCCATCTCTCCGTCGTGCCCTCGGGCGGCCGCTCGCTCGACGCCGTCGGCCCGGGGTTCGCCCAGCAACCGATCGAGGTCGCCGCGCTCACCGAGGCGGCCTGGCGGGCCTTCCTCGTCACGCGCGACAAGGGATGGATCGAGATCGTCCGGGAATGCCGCGGGTGGTTCGAGGGCCGCAACGACCTGTCCCTGCCGATGCGGGACGAGGAGACCGGCGCCGGGTACGACGGCCTCGAACGTCACGGCGTGAACCTCAACCAAGGCGCCGAGTCGACCCTCGCGTGGCTGTCGACGCTCCAGCTCTCGCTCCTGGCCAGGACGCCGGCCGCGCGGTGA
- a CDS encoding glycosyltransferase, translated as MGIRFGLLSTYPPTECGIATFSRSLAQHLEAQGAHVEVVRPVGPRGLTSSPGATEWRTDEPGGARRVARALSESDVCLVQHEYGIYGGADGEDLLEVLSSVTVPVISVLHTVLARPTPNQYRVLAGVCAESAAVVTMTRTARDRLVDGWGIAPERIAVIGHGADAGPQAEGARPHEVGHRPVVLTWGLLGEGKGIEWGLRALAGLGDLVPPPLYRVVGQTHPRVLEREGEAYRERLHSIVGELELHADVAFDASYLPRTALQALVRDADVVLLPYDSREQVTSGVLVEAVAAGKPVVATAFPHAVELLSGGAGLLVPQQDAAAIGAALRRVLTEPGLAADMADAARTLAPSLLWSAVARAHLSLARQTVRSASASVA; from the coding sequence ATGGGCATCCGGTTCGGACTCCTCAGCACCTACCCTCCGACCGAGTGCGGCATCGCCACGTTCTCCCGGTCGCTCGCCCAGCACCTCGAGGCCCAAGGGGCGCACGTCGAGGTCGTCCGGCCGGTCGGGCCTCGCGGCCTCACCTCCTCACCCGGTGCCACAGAGTGGCGGACCGACGAGCCCGGAGGGGCCCGGCGCGTCGCCCGCGCCCTGAGCGAGAGTGACGTCTGCCTCGTCCAGCACGAGTACGGCATCTACGGGGGCGCGGACGGCGAGGACCTGCTGGAGGTGCTGTCGTCGGTCACCGTGCCCGTCATCAGCGTGCTGCACACCGTGCTCGCCCGTCCCACCCCCAACCAGTACCGGGTCCTCGCGGGCGTGTGCGCCGAGTCGGCAGCCGTCGTCACGATGACCCGCACGGCCCGTGACCGTCTCGTCGACGGGTGGGGGATCGCACCGGAGCGCATCGCCGTCATCGGTCACGGTGCGGACGCCGGGCCGCAGGCAGAGGGGGCACGGCCCCACGAGGTCGGCCACCGACCTGTCGTCCTCACCTGGGGGCTGCTCGGCGAGGGCAAGGGCATCGAGTGGGGCCTGCGGGCCCTGGCCGGCCTCGGCGACCTCGTCCCACCGCCGCTCTACCGCGTCGTCGGGCAGACCCACCCCCGCGTCCTCGAACGCGAGGGAGAGGCCTACCGCGAGCGGTTGCACTCCATCGTGGGTGAGCTGGAGCTCCACGCCGACGTGGCCTTCGACGCGAGCTACCTCCCGCGGACGGCTCTCCAGGCCCTCGTCCGCGACGCCGACGTGGTCCTCCTCCCGTACGACTCGCGTGAGCAGGTCACCTCCGGGGTCCTCGTCGAGGCAGTGGCCGCGGGCAAGCCGGTGGTGGCGACGGCTTTCCCCCACGCGGTCGAGCTCCTGTCCGGCGGGGCCGGGCTCCTCGTCCCCCAGCAGGACGCGGCCGCCATCGGTGCGGCGCTGCGGCGGGTCCTCACCGAGCCCGGGCTCGCCGCCGACATGGCCGACGCGGCCCGCACCCTCGCCCCCTCCCTGCTGTGGTCGGCGGTCGCCCGTGCACACCTGTCACTGGCACGCCAGACCGTGCGGTCGGCGTCGGCGTCGGTCGCGTGA
- a CDS encoding alpha/beta fold hydrolase gives MTAPPTPLFPVLGRFVASFLTGLLALLPLAADSRAEAVATSAGGGWNDWSCRPSPVHPQPVVLLHGLGGQATDNWLFHAPLLAARGYCVFSSTYGQGALGDLVGGLGSMRTSARQVDAFVDRVRSATGSAKVDLVGHSEGTTVAAYYLKYAGGRDEVQDYVGFGPNYRGTTLLGVTRLVKAAIPALPNTTAFVKDQCAACLEFLPPNRFLDDLARGGYAVPGVRYTNVVSRYDSVVTPYSSGRIDEPGVTNIVLQSVCPADLSGHLAMAADPNVNLLIRRALDPQDPPSLRCQPVLPLPL, from the coding sequence ATGACCGCGCCCCCGACCCCGCTGTTCCCGGTGCTGGGTCGCTTCGTCGCGTCCTTCCTCACCGGCCTGCTGGCCCTCCTTCCCCTCGCGGCCGACTCCCGGGCCGAGGCCGTGGCGACATCGGCGGGGGGCGGGTGGAACGACTGGTCCTGCCGCCCCTCCCCGGTGCACCCGCAGCCCGTCGTGCTGCTGCACGGGCTCGGTGGGCAGGCCACGGACAACTGGCTCTTCCATGCGCCGCTGCTCGCGGCTCGCGGGTACTGCGTCTTCTCCTCCACCTACGGACAAGGCGCGCTCGGTGACCTCGTCGGCGGCCTCGGATCCATGCGAACCAGCGCCCGGCAGGTGGACGCCTTCGTCGACCGCGTCAGGTCGGCCACCGGCTCCGCCAAGGTCGACCTCGTCGGGCACTCGGAGGGGACGACGGTCGCCGCCTACTACCTCAAGTACGCCGGGGGCCGCGACGAGGTCCAGGACTACGTGGGCTTCGGGCCGAACTACCGCGGCACCACCCTGCTCGGCGTGACCCGCCTCGTCAAGGCCGCCATCCCCGCACTCCCGAACACCACGGCCTTCGTGAAGGACCAGTGCGCCGCCTGCCTCGAGTTCCTCCCCCCGAACCGCTTCCTCGACGACCTGGCGCGCGGAGGCTACGCCGTGCCAGGAGTCCGATACACCAACGTGGTGTCCCGCTACGACTCGGTCGTCACGCCCTACAGCAGCGGACGGATCGACGAACCCGGCGTGACCAACATCGTCCTCCAGTCGGTGTGCCCCGCCGACCTCAGCGGACACCTCGCGATGGCCGCGGACCCCAACGTGAACCTCCTCATCCGACGGGCCCTCGACCCTCAGGACCCGCCCTCCCTCCGGTGCCAGCCCGTCCTTCCACTCCCGCTATGA